The following proteins are encoded in a genomic region of Rattus rattus isolate New Zealand chromosome 2, Rrattus_CSIRO_v1, whole genome shotgun sequence:
- the LOC116894372 gene encoding zinc finger protein 431-like, translating to MLETYRNLTAIGYNWEDHNIEEHCQSDRRHGRHEKSHASEKPYEYTQCDKAFRYHSHRQKHKRTHTGEKPSEGFQHSEALASHSSLQIHKRTDYGEKPYKCNQCDKTFAHHSTLRLHKRTHTGEKPYECNQCGKAFAQRRYLQKHKVTHTGEKPYKCNECDKAYSQQNRLRIHKRTHTGEKPYKCNQCGKSFVCHAYLQTHERVHTVGKPYKCNQCHKAFSDPRYLQIHGRTHTGEKPYKCNQCGKAFVYHCALHLHKRIHTGEKPYECNLCGKAFAQRSHLQIHKVRHTGERPYKCNQCDKAYSQQSYLVIHKRTHTGEKPYKCNQCGKSFVCLSLLQTHERIHTGEKPYKCNQCDKTFSQHPSLQTHKRVHTGEKPYKCNQCDKSFSQSATLQTHKRTHTGEKPYDCKQCGKAFAKHSTLCLHKRTHTGEKPFQCNQCGKLFAHYSTLQSHKRNHTGEEPYEGI from the exons atgctggagacctacaggAACCTCACCGCTATAG GATACAATTGGGAAGACCATAATATTGAAGAACATTGTCAAAGTGATAGAAGACATGGAAG GCATGAAAAAAGCCATGCCTCAGAGAAACCATATGAATATACTCAGTGTGATAAAGCCTTCCGTTATCACAGTCATCGTCAAAAGCATAAAAgaactcatactggagagaaaccctctGAAGGCTTTCAACATAGTGAAGCCCTTGCAAGTCACAGtagtctccaaatacataaaagaacagattatggagagaaaccctacaaatgtaatcaGTGTGATAAAACCTTTGCGCATCACTCTACTTTGCGTttgcataaaagaacacatacgggagagaaaccatatgaatgtaatcaatgtggtaaagcctttgcacaacgCAGATATCTTCAAAAACATAAAgtaacacacactggagagaaaccctacaagtgtaatgaatgtgataaagcctaTTCACAACAGAATCGTCTCcgaatacataaaagaacacatactggagagaaaccttataaatgtaatcagtgtggtaaatCATTTGTATGTCATGCTTATCTTCAAACTCATGAAAGAGTTCATACTGTAGggaaaccttacaaatgcaatCAATGTCATAAAGCCTTTTCAGACCCCAGGTATCTTCAAATACATGGaagaacacacactggagagaaaccttataaatgtaatcaatgtggtaaagcctttgtatATCATTGTGCTTTGCATTtgcataaaagaatacatacgggagagaaaccttatgaatgtaatctatgtggtaaagcctttgcacaaagAAGTCATCTTCAAATACATAAAGTAAGGCATACTGGAGAGAGACCCTACAAGTGTAATCAGTGTGATAAAGCCTATTCACAACAGAGTTATCTCgtaatacataaaagaacacatactggagagaaaccttataaatgtaatcagtgtggtaaatCATTTGTATGTCTCAGTCTTCTTCAGACTCATGAAagaatccatactggagagaaaccttacaagtgTAATCAATGTGATAAAACCTTTTCACAACACCCTAGTCTCCAAACGCATAAAAGagtacatactggagagaaaccctacaaatgcaaTCAGTGTGATAAAAGTTTTTCACAAAGCGCTACCctccaaacacataaaagaacacatactggagagaaaccctatgactGTAaacagtgtgggaaagcctttgcaAAGCACTCTACTCTGTGTTTGCATAAACgaacacatactggagaaaaaccttttcaatgtaatcaatgtggtaaactATTTGCACATTACAGTACTCTCCAATCCCATAAAAGGAATCATAC GGGAGAGGAACCCTATGAAGGTATTTGA